One stretch of Actinacidiphila sp. DG2A-62 DNA includes these proteins:
- a CDS encoding DUF397 domain-containing protein, whose protein sequence is MRQTHNGMAAEDLTGVVWQKSRHSNANGTCMEFAALPDGDVAVRNSRFPDGPALIYTRAEIESMIIGVKAGEFDHLMP, encoded by the coding sequence ATGCGCCAAACGCACAACGGAATGGCGGCAGAAGACCTAACGGGCGTCGTCTGGCAGAAGAGCCGTCACAGCAACGCCAATGGCACATGCATGGAGTTCGCGGCGCTGCCCGACGGCGACGTCGCCGTGCGCAATTCACGCTTTCCGGACGGGCCGGCGCTCATATACACGCGCGCCGAGATCGAATCGATGATCATCGGCGTCAAGGCGGGGGAGTTCGACCACCTGATGCCGTAG
- a CDS encoding ATP-binding protein, with protein sequence MLEPLWQGVLAPERLAANHGATCELPAALESVREARRFTTATLRHWDLAALRESIELVASELVTNALRYAVPVGAVGTPIRLSLVRWTSRVVCAVRDPSGVAPIAKDPDYVAETGRGLHLVESYSENWGWHPLNGAGKVVWALFLAPVTMCKE encoded by the coding sequence GTGCTGGAACCGTTATGGCAAGGCGTGCTCGCGCCCGAGCGACTCGCCGCCAACCACGGGGCCACCTGTGAGCTGCCCGCGGCCCTCGAGTCGGTCCGCGAGGCCCGCAGGTTCACCACGGCGACGCTGCGGCACTGGGATCTGGCCGCGCTGCGCGAGTCGATCGAGCTGGTCGCCTCCGAACTGGTCACCAACGCGCTGCGGTACGCCGTGCCGGTGGGCGCGGTGGGCACGCCCATCCGGCTGAGCCTGGTGCGCTGGACCTCGCGCGTGGTCTGTGCGGTGCGCGACCCCAGCGGGGTCGCGCCGATCGCCAAGGACCCCGACTACGTGGCCGAGACCGGCCGCGGCCTGCACCTGGTCGAGTCGTACAGCGAGAACTGGGGATGGCACCCGCTGAACGGCGCCGGCAAGGTGGTCTGGGCGCTGTTCCTCGCACCGGTCACGATGTGCAAGGAATGA
- a CDS encoding helix-turn-helix domain-containing protein codes for MSAGQPGGGSIVRRMLLGAQLRRLRETRGISREDAGYSIRASESKISRMELGRVSFKERDVADLLTLYGVTDDGERLAMLGLVREANAAGWWHGYGEVMPTWFQTYVGLEESAALIRTFEVQFVHGLLQTEEYIRSVIRLGHPEAAEPWVERRVGLRLERQKLLVSEQAPHFVAVMDEGALRRPFGTPSMMREQVRHLLEAAEAPNVGVRILPFAAGGHAAGGGAFTLLSFPESDLPDLVYLEQLTGALYIDKADEVAEYTRAMDALDRMALDTTASLDWLHAFQRDL; via the coding sequence ATGAGTGCAGGGCAGCCGGGAGGCGGGTCCATCGTGCGACGAATGCTGCTGGGTGCGCAGCTGCGGCGACTGCGGGAGACCCGGGGCATCAGCAGAGAGGACGCGGGGTACTCGATCCGCGCGTCCGAGTCGAAGATCAGCCGCATGGAGCTGGGACGGGTCAGCTTCAAGGAGCGCGACGTCGCCGACCTGCTGACCCTGTACGGCGTCACCGACGACGGCGAGCGGCTGGCCATGCTGGGCCTGGTCCGCGAGGCCAACGCGGCCGGCTGGTGGCACGGTTACGGCGAGGTCATGCCGACCTGGTTCCAGACCTATGTCGGCCTGGAGGAGTCCGCCGCGCTGATCCGCACCTTCGAGGTGCAGTTCGTGCACGGACTGCTGCAGACCGAGGAGTACATAAGGTCGGTGATCCGGCTCGGCCACCCCGAGGCGGCCGAGCCCTGGGTGGAGCGCCGGGTGGGCCTGCGGCTGGAGCGGCAGAAGCTCCTGGTCTCCGAGCAGGCCCCGCACTTCGTCGCGGTGATGGACGAGGGCGCGCTGCGGCGTCCGTTCGGCACTCCGTCGATGATGCGGGAGCAGGTACGCCATCTGCTGGAGGCCGCCGAGGCGCCGAACGTGGGCGTGCGCATCCTCCCCTTCGCGGCCGGCGGCCACGCGGCGGGCGGAGGCGCCTTCACCCTGCTGAGCTTCCCCGAGTCGGACCTGCCGGACCTGGTCTACCTGGAACAGCTGACCGGCGCGCTCTACATCGACAAGGCCGACGAGGTCGCCGAGTACACCCGGGCGATGGACGCGCTGGACCGGATGGCGCTGGACACCACGGCGTCGCTGGACTGGCTGCACGCCTTCCAGCGGGACCT